Proteins from a single region of Chlorocebus sabaeus isolate Y175 chromosome 7, mChlSab1.0.hap1, whole genome shotgun sequence:
- the LOC103236336 gene encoding guanine nucleotide-binding protein G(I)/G(S)/G(O) subunit gamma-5, with protein MSGSSSVAAMKKVVQQLQLEAGLNCVKVSQAAADLKQFCLQNAQHDPLLTGASSSTNPFRSQKVCSFL; from the coding sequence ATGTCTGGCTCCTCCAGTGTCGCCGCTATGAAGAAAGTGGTTCAACAGCTCCAGCTGGAGGCCGGGCTCAACTGCGTAAAAGTTTCCCAGGCAGCTGCAGACTTGAAACAATTCTGTCTGCAGAATGCTCAACATGACCCTTTGCTGACTGGAGCATCTTCAAGTACAAATCCCTTCAGATCCCAGAAAGTCTGTTCCTTTTTGTAG